One part of the Streptomyces nigra genome encodes these proteins:
- a CDS encoding acyl-CoA dehydrogenase family protein, whose translation MDFAFGEEDEAFRTEARSWLAGHAGGGRERRAWERVLGKAGWIGLGWGEGGYGNRTATLTQQVVWAEEYARSGAPPRSGHIGEKLLAPTLLAHGSAEQKARFLTPIASGEELWCQGYSEPEAGSDLAGVRTRAERAPDGSYRITGQKIWTSLAHEADWCFVLARTDPDSRRHHGLGFLLVPMDQPGRVEVRPIRQLTGTSDFNEVFFDGAHARAEHLVGGEGAGWTVAMSLLGFERGVSTLAQQIGFAAELARVVREAVDRGAVADPVVRDRLVRQWAELRVMRWHALRTLGGTGDAGAPSVAKLLWGGWHQRLGELAVRIRGAAGGAGPEDWTPSAPYALDETQRMFLFSRADTIYGGSDQVQRTIIAERVLGLPREPKGGV comes from the coding sequence GTGGACTTCGCGTTCGGCGAGGAGGACGAGGCGTTCCGGACGGAGGCGCGGTCGTGGCTGGCCGGGCACGCCGGGGGCGGACGGGAACGGCGGGCCTGGGAGCGGGTCCTCGGCAAGGCCGGGTGGATCGGGCTCGGCTGGGGCGAGGGCGGGTACGGCAACCGCACGGCCACCCTGACCCAGCAGGTCGTATGGGCCGAGGAGTACGCGCGCTCCGGCGCCCCGCCCCGCTCCGGGCACATCGGTGAGAAGCTGCTCGCCCCGACGCTGCTCGCGCACGGCAGCGCGGAGCAGAAGGCCCGGTTCCTGACGCCGATCGCCTCCGGCGAGGAGCTGTGGTGCCAGGGGTACAGCGAGCCCGAGGCGGGCTCCGACCTCGCCGGGGTCCGCACCCGCGCCGAACGCGCCCCGGACGGGTCGTACCGCATCACCGGGCAGAAGATCTGGACGTCCCTCGCGCACGAGGCCGACTGGTGCTTCGTGCTGGCCCGCACCGACCCCGACTCCCGCCGCCACCACGGCCTCGGGTTTCTGCTCGTGCCCATGGACCAGCCGGGGCGGGTCGAGGTCCGGCCGATCCGGCAGCTCACCGGGACCAGCGACTTCAACGAGGTCTTCTTCGACGGCGCCCACGCGCGCGCCGAGCATCTCGTCGGCGGTGAGGGCGCGGGCTGGACGGTCGCCATGAGCCTGCTCGGCTTCGAGCGGGGCGTGTCCACGCTCGCCCAGCAGATCGGGTTCGCCGCCGAGCTGGCGCGGGTCGTGCGGGAGGCCGTGGACCGCGGTGCGGTGGCCGACCCCGTCGTACGCGACCGGCTCGTACGGCAATGGGCGGAGCTGCGGGTCATGCGCTGGCACGCCCTGCGGACTCTGGGCGGCACCGGGGACGCGGGGGCGCCCAGCGTGGCCAAGCTGCTGTGGGGCGGCTGGCATCAGCGGCTCGGTGAACTGGCCGTGCGGATACGGGGCGCGGCGGGCGGTGCCGGACCGGAGGACTGGACGCCCTCGGCGCCGTACGCGCTCGACGAGACGCAGCGGATGTTCCTGTTCTCACGGGCCGACACCATCTACGGGGGGTCGGACCAGGTGCAGCGCACCATCATCGCCGAGCGGGTGCTCGGTCTGCCCAGGGAGCCCAAGGGGGGCGTCTGA
- a CDS encoding SDR family oxidoreductase produces the protein MGNFLAGKVVAVTGAGRGIGRAVALAAAAEGARVVVNDHGVSVDGASPAGEVAEAVVKEIEAAGGEAVAVADDISTMAGGRRVVDTALSAFGRLDGAVCVAGILRERMLFNMTEDEWDPVLATHLKGTFTVFRAASAVMRAQRSGTLIGFTSANHQGSVSQANYSAAKGGVISLVRSAALGLHKYGVTANAVAPVARTRMSAGVPVELADLGEPEDVAAFVVYLLSDAAREQGVTGQVYTVAGPRIAVWAQPAELRSVHAEGPWTPERIARVLPGTVGVDPMPMLARVAAAEEAARRGDRPNAR, from the coding sequence ATGGGGAACTTCTTGGCAGGCAAGGTGGTCGCCGTGACGGGGGCCGGGCGCGGCATCGGACGCGCGGTGGCGCTGGCCGCCGCCGCCGAGGGCGCCCGCGTCGTCGTCAACGACCACGGGGTGTCCGTGGACGGCGCCTCGCCGGCCGGCGAGGTCGCCGAGGCCGTCGTCAAGGAGATCGAGGCGGCCGGCGGCGAGGCCGTCGCCGTCGCTGACGACATCTCCACGATGGCGGGCGGCCGGCGGGTCGTGGACACGGCCCTGTCCGCCTTCGGACGGCTCGACGGGGCGGTGTGCGTCGCCGGGATCCTGCGGGAGCGGATGCTGTTCAACATGACCGAGGACGAGTGGGACCCGGTCCTCGCCACCCATCTCAAGGGGACGTTCACCGTGTTCCGCGCCGCGTCGGCCGTGATGCGCGCCCAGCGGTCGGGCACCCTGATCGGCTTCACCAGCGCCAACCACCAGGGGTCGGTGTCACAGGCCAACTACAGCGCGGCCAAGGGCGGTGTCATCTCGCTCGTGCGCAGCGCCGCGCTCGGTCTGCACAAGTACGGCGTGACCGCGAACGCCGTGGCGCCCGTCGCCCGGACCCGGATGTCCGCGGGCGTGCCCGTGGAGCTGGCCGACCTCGGTGAACCGGAGGACGTGGCGGCGTTCGTCGTCTACCTGCTGTCCGACGCGGCCCGCGAGCAAGGCGTCACCGGGCAGGTGTACACCGTCGCCGGTCCACGGATCGCGGTGTGGGCGCAGCCCGCCGAACTGCGCTCCGTGCACGCCGAGGGGCCATGGACGCCCGAGCGGATCGCCCGGGTGCTGCCGGGGACCGTGGGGGTCGACCCCATGCCGATGCTCGCGCGGGTGGCGGCCGCCGAGGAGGCCGCACGGCGCGGCGACCGCCCCAACGCCCGCTGA
- a CDS encoding cyclase family protein, which translates to MSLPDAFHEIAQRVNNWGRWGAEDELGTLNLITDDVVRAAAACVRSGRRVPLALPLEQDGVQTGMIPGRVNPLHTMVQINQEIFGPGTVACSDDAVVMGLQAATHWDALAHVSHSGRLYNGRPADSVTAHGGAHHGGIDKARHIVSRGVLLDVARALGVARLDGGRAVTPEDLEAAEELAGTRVRAGDIVLVRTGHMQLCLAGDRHGYGHPSPGLSIRTPEWFHARDVAAVANDTLTFEIFPPEHADLWLPVHALDLVEMGMPQGQNWNLEKLSTACGEESRYTFLLAATPEPFVGGTGSPVAPVAVL; encoded by the coding sequence ATGTCGCTGCCGGACGCGTTCCACGAGATCGCCCAGCGCGTCAACAACTGGGGCCGCTGGGGGGCGGAGGACGAGCTCGGCACGCTGAACCTGATCACCGACGACGTGGTCCGCGCGGCGGCGGCGTGCGTCCGCTCCGGCCGCCGCGTCCCGCTCGCGCTGCCGCTCGAACAGGACGGTGTGCAGACCGGGATGATCCCGGGCCGGGTCAATCCGCTGCACACCATGGTGCAGATCAACCAGGAGATCTTCGGCCCGGGGACCGTCGCGTGCAGTGACGACGCGGTGGTCATGGGCCTGCAGGCCGCCACCCACTGGGACGCGCTCGCCCATGTGTCGCACTCCGGCCGGCTCTACAACGGCCGTCCCGCCGACAGCGTCACGGCACATGGCGGCGCCCACCATGGCGGCATCGACAAGGCGCGGCACATCGTCTCGCGCGGGGTGCTCCTCGACGTGGCCCGGGCCCTCGGGGTGGCGCGGCTCGACGGCGGGCGCGCGGTCACCCCGGAGGACCTGGAGGCGGCCGAGGAACTGGCGGGCACCCGGGTGCGCGCCGGTGACATCGTGCTGGTCCGGACGGGACACATGCAGCTGTGCCTGGCGGGCGACCGGCACGGCTACGGGCATCCCTCGCCCGGCCTGTCGATCCGCACCCCGGAGTGGTTCCACGCGCGCGATGTGGCGGCGGTCGCCAACGACACCCTCACCTTCGAGATCTTTCCGCCGGAGCACGCGGACCTGTGGCTGCCCGTGCACGCGCTCGACCTGGTGGAGATGGGGATGCCGCAGGGCCAGAACTGGAACCTCGAAAAGTTGTCCACAGCCTGTGGAGAAGAGAGCCGCTACACGTTTCTGCTGGCCGCGACACCCGAGCCCTTCGTGGGCGGCACCGGAAGCCCGGTGGCCCCGGTGGCGGTCCTGTGA
- a CDS encoding ATP-binding protein, producing MQLEIRPDPAEVGRARRWARSRLAGSGIGVDEPLAETLILLVSELVTNAVVHTGCPAVLRLSLPEAPQESATVRLEVADRSGRAPVPRCADGDATGGRGLALVDGLADRWGWASEGAGKRIWCELDRDGEPGAAVTACGGVSAYEGFAYEAV from the coding sequence GTGCAGTTGGAGATCCGGCCCGATCCCGCTGAGGTGGGGCGAGCCAGGCGCTGGGCGCGCTCACGGCTCGCCGGTTCGGGGATAGGGGTCGACGAGCCGCTCGCGGAGACGCTGATCCTGCTCGTCTCCGAACTCGTCACCAACGCCGTGGTGCACACCGGCTGTCCGGCCGTGCTGCGGCTCTCCCTGCCCGAGGCGCCCCAGGAGTCCGCCACCGTACGGCTCGAGGTGGCCGACCGCAGCGGCAGGGCCCCCGTGCCCCGCTGTGCCGACGGCGACGCGACGGGCGGGCGCGGACTCGCCCTCGTCGACGGCCTCGCGGACCGCTGGGGCTGGGCCTCCGAGGGTGCCGGCAAGCGGATCTGGTGCGAACTCGACCGGGACGGTGAGCCCGGCGCCGCCGTCACCGCCTGCGGCGGCGTCTCCGCCTACGAGGGGTTCGCGTACGAGGCGGTGTGA